The sequence below is a genomic window from Draconibacterium halophilum.
TTCTGTATTTTTGTATTAATTCTGTAAAATCTACATTACAAATATCCTGACATTTAATAGAATACTCTAATTATTATTGCTGATTAACCGGACGTTGATCGACCAAAAACTTGCGGGTAAAAAACTGAGGATTTTAAAAAATCCTTAGATCGGAAAAAGAAATCGGGATGTTTTGCTGAGAAGAACGGTGCACTTTCCTTAGACGATTTATCCGGTTTATGCCCACAATGTTCTCCTACTTTTGCAGTCAGCCACTTACGATCGAAATCTTTTTTCCGCTCCTTATTGTTTCTGTTTTGAATCTTTGGTTCCTGATATGATTTATCGGGTTTGTTCTATAAATCATTGGGTTTGCTGAAACCTCAATCCCACACCAACAAGAATCGCTCAGTTGCGATCAGTAATTAAATCTTTTTTTTGATAAAATCAGCGTCCTGAATAATTAAATGGTTTTGTCTCATTACAACTTAAATTAGGTTCTAACTTCTTAATTATAAATAATGAAACATTCGTTTGATTTCGGAAAAATAGTTTACAAAACGGATTGTTAGAGTAACGAAATTTTGAGAAAGTAATAATCCGATTTACACACATTTTTAGGAATGCAAAGCGGTGGGTTTGTTTACCTCCACAAATTATCCACCCTTAAACAAAGGTTTCTTAACGCAAAAAATTCAACTTTTGATTTAAAATTTGATGATCGATGTTGTGTTGAAAATCAAAAGCGCCAATCAAAGAACGGTTCTATATTTATGGGTTTGTGGGTGTAAATGTAGGAATTAATTTAAATAAACCAAATATTTTTTCATAAGTTTAGCTCGATAGCAAAATTTAAGATTATCTTTTTTATGAACTTTTTATCAACAACCTTACTGTCTATTGCTCTGACGATTAGTCTTCCGGCACAAAAAAAGGAGCCAAAATTTTACGACGAACTTTACCGGCCTCAATTCCATTTTACGCCGGAGAGAAACTGGCATAACGATCCGAATGGACTGGTTTTTTATGATAATGAATACCATATGTTTTACCAACACAACCCAAATGGAAAAGAATGGGGCTACATGCATTGGGGCACACGGTAAGTACCGACCTGCTTCATTGGCATCATCTTCCTATTGCCCTTTTTCCCGACGAAGGTTCAACCGACAAAGAAAAATGCACAGCGTTTTCAGGCTCGGCAATTGTTGATGAACATAATTTACTCAATAAACAAACCAGCGATATTAAAACATTGGTGGCATTTTACACCAGCCAGCATTGTGGCCAGCGCATTGCCTACAGTACCGATAAAGGAAGAAACTGGAAAAAATATGAGGGAAATCCGATAATTGCATTTGATGAAAATGACGATGCCCGCGACCCAAAAATAGTTTGGCACAAACAAAGCAACAAATGGGTAATGGCACTCTATCGAAAATCGAGTGAAGATGAAAAATCTAAAGGCGTTTCGTTTTACACATCTACCAATCTGGTCGACTGGGATTGGCAAAGCCACATACCAGGCTTTTATGAATGCCCCGACCTGGTAAAATTCCAGGTTACTAATCGCCCCGACGAAACCAAATGGGTACTTTTTGATGGCGATGGCAGTTATATAATCGGAGATTTTGATGGCAAAGCTTTTACGCCTGAAACATCGAAACTAAAAAGCGATTGGGGGAAGAACTATTATGCCACACAAACATGGAGCAATATCCCTCAATCGGATGGCCGCGTGATACAAATTGCATGGATGCGCGACGGAGAGTTTCCCGACATGCCATTCAATGGACAGATGTCGTTTCCATGCGAGTTATCGGTTACAAAATTCGACCATGGATACCAACTGGTACGGAATCCGGTTTCAGAGATCGAAAAATTGCATGGCAAGCACCAATCATGGGAAGACAAAAACGTTATACCGGGACTTAATGATAACAAACTAAAAAAGGTTTCCGGCGATTGCCTGCACATTATTGGCGAGTTCGACCTAAAAACAGCTGACAGTTTTGGTTTTATGCTCCGCCACAGTAATAAGTCGGCCGGAACTGAAATTCTTTATAATGTGAAACGAGGAACGCTTACAGTACTTGGTTGTACAGTGCCGCTTCCGCCTATCGATAATAAAATAAAATTAGAAATTTTGGTCGACCGCGCCTCTGTTGAAATTTTTGCCAACGATGGCAAAAAAGTTATAAGTAACTGCTTCACTCCTGCCGAGAAAGCAACAGATGTTGTTCTTTTCGCCAACGGAGGCGAGCTGGGAATCGACAAGATTGATGTTTACGAAATGAATTCAATTTGGGAAAAGAAATAGAAACAAGGATGAAATATTTTATAGCAATTGCTGTAAGCCTGGCAATGATTTTACCGATGATAGTAAACGCACAGGAACAAAAAATTTACGACACCAGAGCTGATGCCAAAAAGGACATTGCTGAAGCTGTTGAAGCAGCCCAAAAGTCAAACAAACACATATTCCTTCAAATCGGAGGAAACTGGTGCCCGTGGTGTATCAAATTTCACAATTTTATTCATAACAATGTGGAGCTGAATTCATTTATGGAAGACAACTTTGAAGTTGTGAAAGTAAATTACGATCAGAATAATCGTCAGGAAGAGCTGTTGACGAAACTCGAGTTCCCCCAGCGTTTTGGATTTCCTGTTTTTGTTATTCTTGATGGATCAGGCAAACGAATCCACACGCAAAACTCAGCCTTTTTGGAGAAAGACAAAAATTACGACAAAGACAAAATCTTACATTTCCTGAAAAACTGGTCACCAACTGCATTGGATCCGGTCTCGTACCAAAAATGATCAGAAGAACATTGTAATCAGCTGAACACAAACAATAAGCAGTACCATTGCCACCGGATAAACTGTAGCATAAGCAATTGAGTGTGCGTTGGTATCGGTCATTGAGTCAGCTGCTGCAAGTCCGGGTGTGCTGGTCATACTGCCGCTTATTGCTCCCAAAAGCGTTAAGATATTCATTTTAAAGAACCACTTCCCGAGGATTCCTGCAAAAATCATCGGGATAATAGTTATGGCACCTCCAAATAAAAACAGCTCAATTCCGTATTGATTAAATGTTTCCACAATTTTTGCCCGGCACCTGTTCCCACAGCCGCAAGAAAAAGTAACAACCCGAACTGCCGGACAAGTTGGTTAGCAGCTCCTGTCATGGTCCATAAAAGAGGGCCCGTTTTACCAATCCGGCTTAATACCAACGCAACAATAAGCACACCTCCGGTAAGGCCAAGACTAAAAGCAAAAGTACCCATGGCAATGCTTATTTTCCCTACAAGTACTCCCAGAATAATTCCGAGGGCTACCGGCAAAATATCGGTATCAGATAAACGTTTTTGATCATTCCCAAAGATCTTGGAAACCATGTCCATATTGGCACGACTACTGGCAATTACGAGCTTATCGCCAAATTGCAGTTTCGAGCCCGGACTTGGAACAATAT
It includes:
- a CDS encoding GH32 C-terminal domain-containing protein, coding for MSFPCELSVTKFDHGYQLVRNPVSEIEKLHGKHQSWEDKNVIPGLNDNKLKKVSGDCLHIIGEFDLKTADSFGFMLRHSNKSAGTEILYNVKRGTLTVLGCTVPLPPIDNKIKLEILVDRASVEIFANDGKKVISNCFTPAEKATDVVLFANGGELGIDKIDVYEMNSIWEKK
- a CDS encoding thioredoxin family protein: MKYFIAIAVSLAMILPMIVNAQEQKIYDTRADAKKDIAEAVEAAQKSNKHIFLQIGGNWCPWCIKFHNFIHNNVELNSFMEDNFEVVKVNYDQNNRQEELLTKLEFPQRFGFPVFVILDGSGKRIHTQNSAFLEKDKNYDKDKILHFLKNWSPTALDPVSYQK